The nucleotide window CCCTGGACGAGATCAGCTATCGCAGCCTGGCAGTCGGCTTTCCTCTGCTCACCTTTGCCATCATCTCCGGTGCCATCTGGTCGGAACAGGCAGTGGGAAGCTATTGGGTGTGGGATCCCAAACAGACCTGGTCTCTGATCACCTGGTTCATTTATGCGGCACTGCTGCACGGGCGCCTGACCATCGGCTGGCGCGGCAAGCGTGCCGCCATTCTTTCGATCATCGGCTTCATCGTGCTCCTGATAACCTTCCTGGGCATGAAGCACAGCATCACCTGGTAGTTCAATCCCGGCACCTCCAAGGACCGCAATCCTATGAACATCATTGTCGTGGGGCTTTCACATAAGACTGCAACGGTCGAATTACGGGAAAAGGTGGCATTTTCGCCCAACCTGATCGAAAAGCCGTTGCGTGATCTGGTGGCCCTGGATGACATAGTGGAAGGGGTGATCGTCTCGACCTGCAACCGGGTAGAAATCTATGCCACTACCCGTGACATAGCAGGGGGCATCGCCCGCATAAAGCGTTTTTTGGCCGACCACCACCGCATTTCGCTGGAAACCCTTGAACCCCATCTGTACAGCCATCACTCCGAGGCCGCCATCCGGCACGTTTTCCGGGTGGCTTCAAGCCTGGATTCTATGGTGGTGGGTGAACCGCAGATCTTGGGGCAGATCAAAACCTCGTACGGATATGCGGCCGAATACAAATCCTCCGGAATCATCCTGAACCGTTTTCTGCACAAGGCCTTTTCGGTGGCCAAACGGGTCCGCACCGAAACCAGGATTGCCTCGTCCGCCGTATCGGTGGCCTTTGCCGCCGTGGAGCTTGCCAAAAAGATCCTCGGCGATCTCTCCGACAAGACCGTCATGCTGATCGGCGCCGGAGAGATGTGCGAACTGGCCGCCAAGCACTTCCTCAACAGCGGTGCCCGTGGCGTGATGGTCACCAACCGCACCTTTGAGCGGGCCGAACGGCTGGCCGCGGATTTCGGCGGGGAGGCGGTGCCATTCGACGAGCTCTTCCAGCACCTGCACCGGGCCGACATCGTACTCTCCTCTACCGGGGCTCCGCATTGCATCATCGGTCCCAAGGATGTCGAGGAAGTGGTCAAGCGGCGCCGATTCAAGCCGATGTTCTTTATCGACATCGCCGTACCGCGGGATATCGACACCAAGGTCGATGATGTGGAAAACGCCTATCTTTTTACGGTGGACGACCTGCAGGAGATCGTCCAGGCCAATCTTGCCCAGCGTAATCGCGAGGCGGAAAAGGCCGAGGAAATCATCGACCAGGAGATCGGACAGTTTTACAAGTGGCTCTCATCCCTAGAGGTGACCCCCACCATCGTGGCCCTGCGCAGCAGGTTCGACGAGATCAGGCGTGCAGAGCTCGAAAAAACGATGGCTGGATGGAAAGATCTGCCCCCCGAGGCTGAAAAACGGTTGGAAGCCCTGACCATGGCCATCACGAACAAGCTGTTGCACGCCCCCACCGCCGCACTCAAGCGGGCCGGTCAGGGAGGGCGCATCGATCTCTATGTGGACGCCTTGCGGCAGCTGTTCGATCTGCAGACCGGCCACCAGGAAGATGACGAACTGGAGCTGGAGGAATAGGCCGCAACTCCACCACCCGTGGGGGCGACCAGCCGGGTTGTCCCTGCTAAGACCGGGAGGTGCCGCATTGCTCCCCGGATTCAGGAAGGATTGTAAGCATTTGAAATTGCCGCCGCTGATAGCGGGAACATTGATAAAACGTTACAAACGCTTTCTTGCTGACGTGCTGCTGGAAGACGGCAGCGTCGTTACGATCCACTGTCCCAACTCAGGCAGCATGAAAGGGTGTGCTGACCCCGGCAGCCGGGTGTTCCTTTCCCGCAGCCCCAACCTGGGACGTACCTATCCCTTTACCTGGGAACTGGTCGAATCCTGCGGCTGTTGGGCCGGCATCAACACCGGCCTCCCTAACCGGCTGGCCCGTGAAGCCATCGAAGAGGGTACTCTGGCTGAACTGCAGGGGTACCCCTTGATCCGTCCCGAAGTGCGCTACGGCGAGCGCAGCCGGATCGACCTGCTGCTGGAGGGGCCGGAAGGGCGCTGCTTCGTGGAAGTCAAGAACGTCACGCTGGTGGAATCGAACCGGGCGCTGTTTCCCGATGCGGTCACCGAGCGCGGCCAGAAGCACCTGCGTGAATTGATGCGTGTCGTCGCGGAAGGAGATCGCGGAGTGATCCTGTTCATCGTCCAGCGTGAAGATGGCCACTCCGTTTCGCCGGCCGACGGAATCGATCCCTCTTACGGGCGGCTGCTGCGGCTGGCCGTAGAACAGGGAGTGGAGGCCCTGGCCTATCGCGCCCTGGTAACGCCGGAAGAGGTCCGGCTGACGGAGCGCCTGCCGGTATTGCTTTAGCCACAGAGGACACAGAGATTTTCACCACGGGACAGATATGGGTTCATCTTTCTGAATCGATATTCTCTGCCTCTGTAACAGGAAATTCATTACACAAGAAATGGAGATCATCATGCCCCCCAAACAGTTACGCATCGGCACCCGCGCTAGTCAGCTGGCGTTGTGGCAGGCCAACTGGGTCAAGTCCGAGCTGGAAAAACAGTATCCCGGCATGGAAGTTACCCTGACCAAGATCAAGACCATCGGCGACAAGATTCTCGATGTGCCGCTGGCCCAGGTGGGGGGCAAAGGGCTGTTCGTCAAGGAGATCGAGGAGGCCATGCTGCGGGGCGAAATAGACATTGCCGTGCATAGCATGAAGGATGTACCGACCGAGTTCCCCGAAGGTCTCGGCCTGTACTGCATCACCGAACGCGAAGACCCGCGCGATGCAGTCATTTCGCGCAATGTGAAGTTCAGTGAACTGCCCCAGGGTGCCCGCATCGGCACCAGCGCCCTGCGCCGCCAGGCCCAGTTGCTCAAGGTACGCCCCGATCTGCAGATGGTCATCATCCGGGGCAATGTGGAAACCCGCATCCGCAAACTGGAAGACGAGAAGCTGGATGCCGTGATTCTGGCAGCCGCCGGTCTGAAGCGGCTGGGTTTCACAGAAAAGGTCGCCGAATATCTCGATACCGATCTTTCCATCCCGGCCATCGGACAAGGAGCCCTGGGGATCGAATGCCGGCTGGCAGACCCGGTCATCACCGAGACGATTGCATTTTTCAACCATGCCGACACCTCCCATGCGGTGAGGGCCGAGCGTGCCCTGCTGAAGCGCTGCGAAGGGGGCTGCCAGGTGCCGATTGCCGCCCATGGAACGGTCAGTGGCGGTGAGCTCCGCCTGGTGGGATTCATCGCCGCGGTGGACGGAAGTCGCTCGGTGCACGGCGAGATCAGCGGACCGGTGACGGAGTGCGAACAGCTTGGCATCCGGCTGGCCGATCAACTGCTGGCAGAAGGGGGCAAGGCCATCCTGGAAGAGGTTTACCAGCGGGAGATCGCATCACCCTCGCATCCATGACCACTCACCTGCAATCGAAAGGTATGGTGTACCTGGTGGGGGCAGGGCCCGGTGATCCCGGGCTGATCACTCTGCGGGGGGTTGAATGCCTGCGGAAGGCCGAGGTGGTGGTATACGATTACCTGGCCAACGAGCAACTGCTGGATCATGTGCCGGCTGCCGCTGAGCGGATCTATGCCGGCAAGATCGGCGGCCGTCACAATCAGGACCAGGAAGAGATCAACACGCTGCTGGTGAAACAGGCCCAGGCCGGCAGGATCGTCGTCCGCCTGAAGGGGGGAGACCCGTTTGTTTTCGGGAGGGGGGGCGAAGAGTGCGAGGCGCTCGGCGCTGCCGGTGTGCCGTTCGAAATCGTGCCGGGCGTAACCGCGGCTGTAGGCGCCTGCGCCTATGCCGGTATTCCCCTCACTCACCGCGATTACACCGCCTCGGTTACCCTGGTCACTGGCAGGGAGGGCAAGGACAAGGACGATTCCGGCATCGACTGGCACAGCCTTTCCCGCGGCAAAGGCACGCTCGTGTTTTACATGGGCATCACTACCCTGCGGCGGAACATGGAGCGCCTGGTCGAGCACGGGCGCAGTCCTGACACGCCGGTGGCGTTGATCCGCTGGGGGACCACACCGGACCAGCAGGTGCTGAAAGGCACCCTGGCCGATATCGCCGACCGGGCCGACCGGGCCGGCTTCAAACCGCCGGCCCTCACGATCGTGGGAGAAGTGGTGGCCCTGCGTGAGAAGCTGTCGTGGTTCGACGGGCGTCCGCTCTTCGGCCGCAAGGTCATCGTAACCCGCGCCGCCGACCAGACCGGTGAATTTGCGGCCATGCTGGCGGAGCAAGGCGCCATGGCCATCGAATGCCCCACAATCCGGCTGGTGGAGCCGGAACAGTGGGAGCCTCTTGATACGGTGCTGCGCGAGGCAGGAAGCTACGACTGGTTGGTGCTGACTTCCGGTAATGCGGTACGATCGGTGTTCCGGCGGCTGGAAGTGCTCGGCCTGGATGCCAGAGTGCTCGGCCGGTGCCGGGTCTGCGCCGTGGGTCCGAAAACGGCTGAAGCGCTGGGTGAGTTCGGCATCCGGCCCGATCTGGTGCCGTCGGATTACAAGGCCGAAGGGGTGGTGGCCGAGTTCGCCCGCATGGATCTGGCAGGCAAAAGAGTTCTCTTCCCCAGGGCTGACCGAGCGCGTGATCTGGTACCGCGCGAACTGGCACGAATGGGTGCCCGGGTGGACAGTCCGATTGCATATCGCAATATCCTGCCGGACTCGCTGCCGCACGAAGCGCTGCATGCCCTGGAACGGCGAACAGTGGATTGCATCACCTTTACCTCATCCTCAACCGTCAGGAACCTGGCCGCCATGGTGGGCGAAGACCGCATGCTCGACCTGCTCAAAGGGGTGACGGTGGCCTCCATTGGGCCGATAACCTCGCAGGCCTGCCGCAGCCTGGGACTCGAGGTCGCGATTGAACCGGCCAGTTACACCCTGGCGGATTTGGCCGCTGCCATCGAAGCCTTCTTCTCATGTTGAAGGCGGCGGCGCCATGACATTAGTTGTATCACCGACAGGCACGTGCGACCGTATCGCAGGTGCCTGTTTGGTTTTCAGGAAATCTGATCAGCAAAAAAGGAGGTTGGTGCCTTGAAGCAACCTGCCGATAATGAACGCTCCATCCTGGTGGTGGATGACAACCCCGATTTTCTGAACGAGGTGCGTCTGATGCTTATCTCCAATGGCATCAAGGAGGTAACGACGCTCTCTGCCAGTACCGAATTGCTGGATGCGCTGGAATGCGGCGGGGTGGCGGTGCTGTTGATGGACTGGATGATGCCGGGCCTGACCGGTGCCGACCTGTTGCCGGTGATCATCGAGCGCTTCCCGCACATTCCGGTCATCATCATGACGGCGGTCAACGATCTGCAGACTGTGGTGGGATGCATAAAACAGGGAGCTTTTGATTACATCACCAAACCGATCGATGTTAACCGGCTTCTGTCCTGCATTGCCAAGGCTTTCCAGATCAACGAACTGGCCAGGCAGAACCGCCGCCTCAAGGAGTACCTGCTGGGGAACAACCTGCTCCAGCCCGAGATCTTCAGCGGGATCGTAACTGCCAATCCGCGCATGCAAGCCATTTTCAAGATCGTGGAGACCATGGGAGGCACACACCATCCGGTTCTGATCAGCGGAGAAACCGGCGTCGGCAAGGAGCTGATCGCCCGCGCCATTCACCAGTCCAGCGGTCTCAGGGGTGCTTTCGTACCTCTCAACGTTGCCGGGCTGGATGACATGATGTTTGCCGATACCCTGTTCGGGCATAAAAAAGGCGCCTTTACCGGCGCCCACGAACCGCGGGAGGGACTAATTGCCAAGGCCGAGGGGGGTACCCTGTTTCTGGACGAGATCGGCGATCTGGGAAGCGACTCCCAAGTCAAGCTGTTACGTCTGCTGCAGGAACACGAATACTACCGGCTCGGGTCGGACGCCCTGATCAAGAGCAATGCCCGTATCATCGCCGCCTCCAACCGCGATTTCGGAAGCCTGATGCAACAGGGGGTCTTTCGCCGCGACCTGTACCATCGTCTCCGCAACCACCACATACACATTCCGCCGTTGCGGGAACGGGGCGACGACATTCCGCTGCTGATCGAGCATTTCCTGCGGAAAGCCGCTACGGAGAGCGGGCGCCCCGTGCCGGCACTTACCAGGGAGGCGCGCAACGCGCTGGAGGCTTACGACTATCCCGGCAACGTGCGGGAACTGGCCAACCTGATCCAGCATGCAGTGGCCTGCGACAACAGCGGAATACTGAATCTGGCCGATTTTCCGGGCATCGACGTCTCCGATGGCTCGGGACCGAGGCAACTGCGTATCTTCCGGGACGGCTCCTACCGTCTGCAAATGAATTTTCCGGCCTTTCCCAGCATCGGGATCATTGAGCAGATGATCATCGAAGAGGCGATCCGCATTTCGGAAGGCAACAAAAGCCATGCCGCCGATCTTTTGGGCATATCGCGTCCAACGCTCAACAGAAAACTTGCGGAAGGCAGCATCCGCAGTGCAACGGGCGTCCAGGAGAGGATGTGAGTTTTAGTATTCCTCCGTTGCTCCTTATCCCTGCAGCGCGGACCTGGCAGGAGGGAGTGAAACGGTTACGGCAGTGCCGGCTCCCGGCTGGGAGCGGAAGGTGATTCGGCCGCCATGTTCACTCACCAGGTAATTGGCCACAAAGAGACCGAGCCCGCTGCCCCCCCGGTCGAGCCGGGTCGAGAAAAAGGGCTCCAGCAGCCGCTCCATGTGCTCCGCCGGTATGCCCTCCCCTTCGTCCTGCACGGTTATGGTGGCTTCTCCGACAGTCGGGAGGTAGGCGGTGCTGACCATGATCCGTCCCTTGCCGCCATCCAGCGATTGGAGCGCATTGAGCAGGAGGTTGACCACCACCTGTTCCAATTTGTGCGGACTGGCGTTGACCGACGGCAGCTCCGGCGCCAGGTCGGTCCAGATGCTCATGTCGCTGTGATGACCATAGGCACGAATGACCGACAGCGCATTGCTGACCACTTGGTTGAGATCGACGTCGGGACGAAACTCATTCGGCTTTCCGAGGCTGTAGGAGCGCAGGTCGTGCACCACCGCGGCGATCAGCTTGGTGCTGCGCTCGATGGTGGCGCAGCTTTGAGCCAATTCGTCCCTGGCCGCGCTGAACGGCAACCCACCCAGACAGAAATCCCCCTCCTCCTCGGCTGCCTGCTGCAGCAGCGGCAAGGCATCCTTCCAGGCCCGAGACAGGTACGTGCCGGCCAGATGGATGGCTGCGTTGGGATTGTTGATCTCATGGGCCATGCTTGAGGCCAGCAGTCCCAGAAAGGTCATCCGGTTGGTCTGGATCAGTTTGGCCATCAGCTGTTTCTTTTCTTCCTGCACTTCAAGGCGCATGGCATTAACCAGTTCCTCCTGCAGTCGCGCATTCTCTACCTCCCGCTGGCGCAGGGCGGCTGCCAGATGATTCACAGCCGCAGTTGCCCTGCCCGCCTCGTCATCGCGTTCTATCGGGATACTGACGGTATAATTGCCTTCCTGCATGGTTTCCAGCCCATGGACCAACGTGTTGAAAGAACGGGTCACCTGCCGCAGGGCCAAGTAGCTCAACAGTGAAACTGTGGCCCAGAACAGGAAGGAGACGCAGCAGGCGGTGGCGATCAAACGGTGTGTGTTTTCCCTTTCTCCGCTGGTGTCCAGGTCGACCCGCACGGTGCCTATCCTGACCCCTGATGTATCGTCGCTGCCGGTGAGCGCCGATTCCGGGGACAAACCCTGCGGCATGCTGCGAACCTCGGCTGACATGCTCAGAAGATCGTTGGCGGCAGGTTTTGACGGCCGCCGCACCTCAGCCAGTACGCGTCCATCGTTGGCGGTGATGGTCACGGCATTGATGTCCGGATAGCGCGCCGTGGTGCCGGCCATTTGCAGCAGCGTCTCGCGGTCTTCGGCAAACAGCGCCAGTCGGACGCCGTCCGACAGCTGGGTTGCCAGCAGCCGGGCCCGGTCGCCGGCCCGGGATGTGCGTTCGCTTATTTCGGAGAAGATGTAGAGCGTACTGAAGAGGGAAGTGATCAGTGCGGTCAGCAGCGTGAAAATCATGAAGAGCTTGAAGCGGAAGCTGGCGCGGAAACCGGTGAGAAATGCATACAGTCCCATTGCGTTACTCCCGTTCCAACTTATCGAGTATTTCCGGTGAGATGTCGAGATGCCTGAGAACGCTCCCGTTGGATTTGAGCGTGGTCCGGCGCGGCAGGCCGGGAGGAAGTTCGGCAATGTCGCTCCCCCGCAGGATCGAGAGCGCCATTTCGCCAGCCTGCCGGCCGATGTCGGTTCGGTCCAGCTCCAGTATCGCCGCAGCTCCCAGTTTCAGGTACGGTGCAGCAAAGGAAATCACCGGCACACGCTGTTCCTGGGAAAAATGAAAATAGGCCTCGACGGTTTCGCGGGTGACCGCTGAGGTATCAGGCAGCATCCACAGTGCATCTACCGCGCCTTTCAAGGTGTCCAGCTGCGTCAGTGCGGAGCGTGGAGTGGAAACCTCACGCAGTATCAGTTCGATATCCATGCGCTGTGCAGCCTGCCGAGCCTGGCGCAGGTACCAGGCACTCTTGGCGGGATGGTACAGCAGCCCTACCCGGCGCCTCTTCATGGTTCTGAACAGTGTCAGGTAGCGTTCCGGAGAGGCAAGCATGCCGATGCCCCCCAGGTTGGGATGGGAACCATACATGCTGGGGAAGCCGAGCGCCATCAGGGCGACCACCGGCACGTGGCGGATCTTTCTGGCGGCTGCCAGGGCGCTGTCACCGACAGCCAGAACCAGCGCGGGGCGCTCTTCACGTACAATCCGTACCACATCGGCCTCGCCATAGTCCGACAGCACGATCACCCTTTCGGAGAGACGGGCGGTACGGAAGCCAGCCAGCGCTTCATCCAGGGCCGGTTCGCGGCGGCTTTGCACCACCAGCACCTGGTAGGCCCGGGCCTGTTCGCAAAGCAGCAGCAGTACCATTGCAGCAATCAGAAAGGCCAGGCAGAAAACGCGGCGCTGATAGCTGCGCCGGCCTGTCACATGGGGGGGTGCGAAACAATTGGGGCATGAGCACTACTGTCCGGTTAATTTCGAATGTACTGGCTTAACCACCTGATTATTAATGTTCTTTGACACGATTGTTCTTTTTTCGATTTGAATTCATCCCGGGGCTCCGGGGTGGTACCTTCCTGACAGCTCAGGAGGGTACCAATGAACTCTGGCCATACCGTCTTTCGGCAACTGCTTCAGTATCTTCCACGACATGAGTTCAATGTCTGCGTTCACCGATATCGCGGTGAGTACTGGGCCAAGAGTTTTTCCACATTCGACCAGTTTCTTTGTCTGGCGTATGCCCAGATGACCGGGCGTGAGAGTTTGCGGGACATTGAAACCTGTCTGAACTCTCATCAGGAGAAACTCTACCACATTGGATTTCGTGGTGATGTCTCCCGCACGACGCTTGCCGATGCGAACGAGCGCAGGGATTGGCGGATCTTTCAGGATTTTGGCCAGATCCTGATCGGTCTTGCCCAAGAGCTTTACAAGGGTGATCCGCTTGCCATCGAATTGAAGCAACCACTATTTGCTTTTGACTCTACGACTATTGATCTCTGCCTGACGTTGTTTCCGTGGGCCGAATTCCGGAAAACCAAGGCAGCGGTCAAGATGCACACGCTGATTGACCTGCGTGGAATAATCCCGACATTCGTAGCAATTACCACCGGCAAAGTGAATGATGTAAAGTTGCTGGACAGAATGCCGGTTCAAGAAGATGCCATCTATACCATGGATCGCGGCTATGTTGATTATGCACGCTTGTTCGCAATTCATAAGCAGGGCGCATTCTTCGTCATAAGGGCCAAAGACAACCTGAAATTCAAGCGCCTCTACTCTGCACCAAAAGATAAGGAAACAGGTATACGGGCCGACCAGGTTATCACCTTGGTAACGATAAAATCGAAGAAGGGATATCCAGAACGGCTACGCCGGGTCAGCTATGTTGACAAAGAGCGAAACAAACGTCTGGTATTTCTAACCAACAACTTTGAC belongs to Geobacter sp. SVR and includes:
- the hemA gene encoding glutamyl-tRNA reductase, with the protein product MNIIVVGLSHKTATVELREKVAFSPNLIEKPLRDLVALDDIVEGVIVSTCNRVEIYATTRDIAGGIARIKRFLADHHRISLETLEPHLYSHHSEAAIRHVFRVASSLDSMVVGEPQILGQIKTSYGYAAEYKSSGIILNRFLHKAFSVAKRVRTETRIASSAVSVAFAAVELAKKILGDLSDKTVMLIGAGEMCELAAKHFLNSGARGVMVTNRTFERAERLAADFGGEAVPFDELFQHLHRADIVLSSTGAPHCIIGPKDVEEVVKRRRFKPMFFIDIAVPRDIDTKVDDVENAYLFTVDDLQEIVQANLAQRNREAEKAEEIIDQEIGQFYKWLSSLEVTPTIVALRSRFDEIRRAELEKTMAGWKDLPPEAEKRLEALTMAITNKLLHAPTAALKRAGQGGRIDLYVDALRQLFDLQTGHQEDDELELEE
- the sfsA gene encoding DNA/RNA nuclease SfsA, with the protein product MKLPPLIAGTLIKRYKRFLADVLLEDGSVVTIHCPNSGSMKGCADPGSRVFLSRSPNLGRTYPFTWELVESCGCWAGINTGLPNRLAREAIEEGTLAELQGYPLIRPEVRYGERSRIDLLLEGPEGRCFVEVKNVTLVESNRALFPDAVTERGQKHLRELMRVVAEGDRGVILFIVQREDGHSVSPADGIDPSYGRLLRLAVEQGVEALAYRALVTPEEVRLTERLPVLL
- a CDS encoding sigma-54 dependent transcriptional regulator, which gives rise to MKQPADNERSILVVDDNPDFLNEVRLMLISNGIKEVTTLSASTELLDALECGGVAVLLMDWMMPGLTGADLLPVIIERFPHIPVIIMTAVNDLQTVVGCIKQGAFDYITKPIDVNRLLSCIAKAFQINELARQNRRLKEYLLGNNLLQPEIFSGIVTANPRMQAIFKIVETMGGTHHPVLISGETGVGKELIARAIHQSSGLRGAFVPLNVAGLDDMMFADTLFGHKKGAFTGAHEPREGLIAKAEGGTLFLDEIGDLGSDSQVKLLRLLQEHEYYRLGSDALIKSNARIIAASNRDFGSLMQQGVFRRDLYHRLRNHHIHIPPLRERGDDIPLLIEHFLRKAATESGRPVPALTREARNALEAYDYPGNVRELANLIQHAVACDNSGILNLADFPGIDVSDGSGPRQLRIFRDGSYRLQMNFPAFPSIGIIEQMIIEEAIRISEGNKSHAADLLGISRPTLNRKLAEGSIRSATGVQERM
- a CDS encoding ATP-binding protein gives rise to the protein MGLYAFLTGFRASFRFKLFMIFTLLTALITSLFSTLYIFSEISERTSRAGDRARLLATQLSDGVRLALFAEDRETLLQMAGTTARYPDINAVTITANDGRVLAEVRRPSKPAANDLLSMSAEVRSMPQGLSPESALTGSDDTSGVRIGTVRVDLDTSGERENTHRLIATACCVSFLFWATVSLLSYLALRQVTRSFNTLVHGLETMQEGNYTVSIPIERDDEAGRATAAVNHLAAALRQREVENARLQEELVNAMRLEVQEEKKQLMAKLIQTNRMTFLGLLASSMAHEINNPNAAIHLAGTYLSRAWKDALPLLQQAAEEEGDFCLGGLPFSAARDELAQSCATIERSTKLIAAVVHDLRSYSLGKPNEFRPDVDLNQVVSNALSVIRAYGHHSDMSIWTDLAPELPSVNASPHKLEQVVVNLLLNALQSLDGGKGRIMVSTAYLPTVGEATITVQDEGEGIPAEHMERLLEPFFSTRLDRGGSGLGLFVANYLVSEHGGRITFRSQPGAGTAVTVSLPPARSALQG
- the hemC gene encoding hydroxymethylbilane synthase — encoded protein: MPPKQLRIGTRASQLALWQANWVKSELEKQYPGMEVTLTKIKTIGDKILDVPLAQVGGKGLFVKEIEEAMLRGEIDIAVHSMKDVPTEFPEGLGLYCITEREDPRDAVISRNVKFSELPQGARIGTSALRRQAQLLKVRPDLQMVIIRGNVETRIRKLEDEKLDAVILAAAGLKRLGFTEKVAEYLDTDLSIPAIGQGALGIECRLADPVITETIAFFNHADTSHAVRAERALLKRCEGGCQVPIAAHGTVSGGELRLVGFIAAVDGSRSVHGEISGPVTECEQLGIRLADQLLAEGGKAILEEVYQREIASPSHP
- a CDS encoding IS4 family transposase; protein product: MNSGHTVFRQLLQYLPRHEFNVCVHRYRGEYWAKSFSTFDQFLCLAYAQMTGRESLRDIETCLNSHQEKLYHIGFRGDVSRTTLADANERRDWRIFQDFGQILIGLAQELYKGDPLAIELKQPLFAFDSTTIDLCLTLFPWAEFRKTKAAVKMHTLIDLRGIIPTFVAITTGKVNDVKLLDRMPVQEDAIYTMDRGYVDYARLFAIHKQGAFFVIRAKDNLKFKRLYSAPKDKETGIRADQVITLVTIKSKKGYPERLRRVSYVDKERNKRLVFLTNNFDIPAKTVADVYKQRWQVELFFKWIKQHLRFKKFYGTSENAVKSQIWVGLCMYLLVAIAKKRLGIPCSLYTFLQILEVNLFEKKPISSLVTEGLKQKAGTLDYNQLNLFNY
- the cobA gene encoding uroporphyrinogen-III C-methyltransferase gives rise to the protein MTTHLQSKGMVYLVGAGPGDPGLITLRGVECLRKAEVVVYDYLANEQLLDHVPAAAERIYAGKIGGRHNQDQEEINTLLVKQAQAGRIVVRLKGGDPFVFGRGGEECEALGAAGVPFEIVPGVTAAVGACAYAGIPLTHRDYTASVTLVTGREGKDKDDSGIDWHSLSRGKGTLVFYMGITTLRRNMERLVEHGRSPDTPVALIRWGTTPDQQVLKGTLADIADRADRAGFKPPALTIVGEVVALREKLSWFDGRPLFGRKVIVTRAADQTGEFAAMLAEQGAMAIECPTIRLVEPEQWEPLDTVLREAGSYDWLVLTSGNAVRSVFRRLEVLGLDARVLGRCRVCAVGPKTAEALGEFGIRPDLVPSDYKAEGVVAEFARMDLAGKRVLFPRADRARDLVPRELARMGARVDSPIAYRNILPDSLPHEALHALERRTVDCITFTSSSTVRNLAAMVGEDRMLDLLKGVTVASIGPITSQACRSLGLEVAIEPASYTLADLAAAIEAFFSC
- a CDS encoding ABC transporter substrate-binding protein, yielding MTGRRSYQRRVFCLAFLIAAMVLLLLCEQARAYQVLVVQSRREPALDEALAGFRTARLSERVIVLSDYGEADVVRIVREERPALVLAVGDSALAAARKIRHVPVVALMALGFPSMYGSHPNLGGIGMLASPERYLTLFRTMKRRRVGLLYHPAKSAWYLRQARQAAQRMDIELILREVSTPRSALTQLDTLKGAVDALWMLPDTSAVTRETVEAYFHFSQEQRVPVISFAAPYLKLGAAAILELDRTDIGRQAGEMALSILRGSDIAELPPGLPRRTTLKSNGSVLRHLDISPEILDKLERE